A genomic segment from Kyrpidia tusciae DSM 2912 encodes:
- a CDS encoding HD-GYP domain-containing protein yields MRLVKISDYNHHNMQLAKPVYDRKGRILLGAGNTIHPKYLEKLKEMGISHFLVEDAESNGITLEEMLDMPTWMDAILGLQNVYNQVAAKKPLPLVAVQKTIGQLISEVKRRKTVLLVPSTSIASELRPYAHAVNVALLSLQVGKAMNYNDLQLRDLALGAYLHDIGKAITPEKTKHPEAGFNILRNIHDLSLRSAHVSFQHHETLDGQGYPRGLKGTAIHEYAQICGAANMYENLISLRETPPHEALEALMALSGTKYLESVVKAFVDRIPSYPPGTMVQLNNGEPGIVIRIDTHMQRPVVRILASGQEISLTDNPSIMITELARDSLRL; encoded by the coding sequence GTGAGACTGGTTAAGATATCTGATTACAATCATCACAACATGCAATTGGCAAAGCCTGTTTACGACAGAAAAGGACGGATCCTGCTAGGAGCCGGCAATACCATTCATCCAAAGTATTTGGAAAAACTGAAGGAAATGGGAATCTCCCATTTCCTTGTTGAAGATGCCGAATCCAATGGAATCACGCTTGAAGAGATGCTGGATATGCCTACATGGATGGATGCCATACTTGGACTGCAGAACGTCTACAACCAGGTCGCGGCAAAAAAGCCGCTTCCGCTGGTTGCGGTCCAAAAAACCATCGGTCAGTTAATTTCGGAGGTCAAACGGCGCAAAACCGTTTTACTGGTACCATCCACATCGATAGCCAGTGAACTTCGTCCTTATGCCCATGCTGTAAATGTTGCCCTGCTTTCACTGCAGGTTGGTAAAGCGATGAACTATAACGATTTGCAATTGCGTGATCTGGCGCTTGGGGCTTATCTGCATGATATCGGTAAAGCCATCACACCGGAGAAAACGAAACACCCGGAAGCGGGGTTCAATATTCTGCGCAACATCCATGATTTGAGTTTAAGGTCCGCGCATGTTTCATTTCAACACCATGAAACGTTGGATGGACAGGGATATCCCCGCGGACTGAAAGGAACTGCCATTCATGAATATGCTCAAATCTGCGGAGCGGCTAACATGTATGAGAATCTCATATCTCTTCGAGAAACTCCTCCGCATGAAGCGTTGGAAGCGCTAATGGCCTTATCCGGGACAAAATATCTGGAATCAGTCGTCAAAGCGTTCGTCGATAGGATCCCATCCTATCCTCCAGGTACAATGGTTCAACTGAACAATGGTGAACCGGGAATCGTCATCCGGATTGATACCCACATGCAGCGTCCGGTCGTGCGAATCCTTGCATCCGGGCAGGAGATCTCTCTGACAGACAACCCTTCTATCATGATTACAGAATTGGCGCGGGATAGCCTACGGCTCTAG
- a CDS encoding EAL domain-containing protein, with amino-acid sequence MEINSSPLGGYNYPLDKKITNPFAFSAFFNQYKLHSEFQPVVYLSTGEIYGVEALTCPSLNGKPLDPQQWFRSAWERGLSADADLKALETALSTLHNAPSKIKISNIFVNVMASSLNDSRFITELCNQLHKHRIKSDELIIEIVEYVEFNPGEIKEMVKQLRSLGIRVAIDDCKTLDKTRKTLIELEPDFVKMDKSIIGHIHDSYFKQTTLVRVVEFIQGCGKVIAEGVERAEEREVIHKCGVEMGQGYLWAPPLSIEELAPMLQV; translated from the coding sequence GTGGAAATAAATTCCTCCCCTCTCGGGGGGTACAATTATCCTCTAGATAAAAAAATTACCAACCCCTTTGCGTTTAGTGCGTTTTTTAACCAATACAAACTCCACTCAGAATTTCAACCCGTTGTTTACCTCTCGACGGGAGAGATCTACGGTGTTGAAGCTTTAACATGTCCATCTCTCAACGGCAAACCACTTGATCCGCAGCAGTGGTTTCGTTCAGCGTGGGAGCGGGGACTATCGGCGGACGCCGATTTGAAAGCTCTAGAAACCGCTCTTTCCACTCTCCACAATGCCCCCTCAAAGATCAAGATAAGCAACATTTTCGTGAATGTAATGGCGTCAAGTTTGAATGATTCGCGTTTTATAACCGAACTGTGCAATCAGCTACATAAACATAGGATAAAATCCGACGAACTTATTATTGAGATTGTAGAATATGTCGAGTTTAACCCGGGTGAAATAAAGGAAATGGTCAAGCAGTTGCGCTCCCTTGGAATACGTGTTGCAATTGACGACTGTAAAACCTTGGATAAGACGAGGAAGACTTTGATTGAGCTTGAACCGGACTTTGTAAAGATGGATAAATCGATCATTGGCCATATTCATGATTCATATTTCAAGCAGACTACCCTTGTTCGTGTGGTTGAATTCATACAAGGGTGCGGAAAGGTCATTGCCGAAGGGGTTGAACGGGCAGAAGAACGCGAAGTCATCCATAAGTGCGGGGTAGAAATGGGGCAGGGGTATCTCTGGGCTCCTCCTCTGAGCATAGAAGAATTGGCACCGATGCTTCAAGTTTAG
- a CDS encoding methyl-accepting chemotaxis protein, which translates to MFLSSFRTKLAIILILCMIIPTTTSGFIAYVTAQRALSNEGMNELEQATVGAVNLAASLQKFVDAGVMTKEQAQEQLRTLLLGPKQPDGSRDLSQARVRVANTGYVTAVDSQGNAVMHPKVEGTNIRDAQGGLGKRMAEMKNGELEYLWKNPGESQAYPKIAYLQYFAPWDWIFMTTAYKDEFQAAANNIKRVIGLIVGVDLVAALLLAWILSRSWTTPIQGASDAVGRLGRGDLTVRLNFEKRKDEFGQLARHFNQAVNGLTELIQEVRGNANLVASASQQLTASAEETGKSAEQIASAAQTVAEEAQKQFMETENLVRVAEQVSEDIKNAEEAVNQVFSLATEAAAYAEDGGGTVDEAVRSIAQVEGKMNYLTEAMDQLNNRLQEIVRIVEIIEGISKQTNLLALNAAVEAARAGEQGRGFAVVAESVRKLAEESAASAKEIGQLTEAIRQDTNGLAVAVEGAVLEVKHGVETVEAAGRTFSGIADNARQAARHMEKAGEQVKQVVGAVSRIVQEIDDIRSFARQTASGTQTVSAATEEQLAVAEQVSASAISLSDTASALQNLTLRFEV; encoded by the coding sequence ATGTTCTTATCCAGTTTCCGAACAAAACTTGCGATTATCCTTATTTTGTGCATGATCATTCCAACCACCACGTCGGGATTCATCGCATATGTTACCGCCCAGAGGGCCCTCTCAAACGAAGGGATGAACGAACTTGAACAAGCCACCGTTGGGGCGGTCAACTTGGCGGCCTCCTTGCAAAAATTCGTGGATGCCGGGGTCATGACCAAAGAGCAGGCTCAGGAACAACTCCGAACATTGCTGTTGGGACCGAAACAACCGGATGGCAGCAGAGATTTGAGCCAAGCCCGCGTCCGGGTAGCGAACACCGGGTATGTAACGGCTGTTGACTCCCAGGGCAACGCGGTGATGCACCCGAAGGTGGAGGGGACCAACATCCGGGATGCCCAGGGAGGGCTGGGCAAACGGATGGCCGAAATGAAGAACGGAGAACTCGAGTATCTGTGGAAAAATCCGGGGGAATCCCAGGCTTATCCGAAGATCGCATATCTGCAATACTTTGCCCCTTGGGATTGGATTTTTATGACCACAGCCTACAAAGACGAGTTTCAGGCCGCCGCAAATAACATCAAGCGCGTGATCGGCCTCATCGTCGGTGTCGATCTTGTCGCGGCGCTGTTGCTGGCATGGATCTTAAGCAGAAGTTGGACGACACCAATACAAGGGGCCAGCGATGCCGTCGGGCGGCTCGGTCGCGGTGATCTAACGGTACGGCTCAATTTTGAGAAAAGAAAAGACGAGTTTGGACAGTTGGCCAGACACTTCAATCAGGCTGTGAATGGCCTTACGGAATTGATCCAAGAAGTTCGCGGCAATGCGAATCTGGTTGCATCGGCTTCCCAACAGCTCACGGCGAGTGCTGAAGAAACCGGCAAATCCGCCGAACAAATCGCCTCGGCGGCCCAGACCGTGGCGGAAGAAGCGCAAAAACAGTTCATGGAGACCGAAAACCTCGTACGTGTCGCAGAACAAGTATCCGAGGACATTAAAAACGCCGAAGAAGCCGTTAATCAGGTATTCTCCCTGGCCACGGAAGCCGCCGCCTACGCCGAGGACGGAGGTGGAACGGTGGATGAAGCAGTTCGCAGCATAGCCCAGGTGGAGGGAAAAATGAATTATCTTACCGAGGCCATGGACCAACTCAACAACCGTTTGCAGGAAATCGTCCGCATCGTCGAAATCATTGAAGGGATTTCCAAACAGACTAACCTGCTGGCGCTCAATGCTGCCGTGGAAGCGGCCAGGGCCGGGGAGCAGGGCCGGGGATTCGCCGTAGTGGCTGAATCGGTCCGAAAATTGGCCGAGGAATCGGCAGCATCGGCGAAAGAAATCGGCCAGCTCACCGAGGCGATCCGTCAAGATACGAATGGCCTGGCCGTTGCTGTCGAGGGGGCTGTCCTGGAGGTGAAGCATGGTGTCGAGACCGTGGAAGCGGCGGGGCGGACCTTTTCAGGGATCGCCGACAACGCTCGGCAAGCTGCTCGGCACATGGAGAAGGCTGGCGAACAGGTCAAGCAGGTTGTCGGTGCAGTCAGTCGCATTGTTCAAGAGATCGACGATATTCGTTCCTTTGCCCGGCAGACGGCCAGCGGAACCCAAACGGTGTCTGCGGCAACGGAAGAACAATTGGCTGTGGCCGAGCAAGTCTCGGCATCCGCCATCTCGTTGTCTGACACAGCTTCCGCCCTGCAAAACTTGACATTGCGGTTTGAAGTATAG
- a CDS encoding putative toxin-antitoxin system toxin component, PIN family, whose amino-acid sequence MKAVIDTNSWVSGLISASGVPPRVIDAYRFRRFMWVTSDPLLDELATVLLARGLPGNTGLPRTMGTICSN is encoded by the coding sequence ATGAAGGCCGTCATTGACACGAACAGTTGGGTGTCCGGACTCATCAGTGCCTCCGGTGTTCCACCTCGGGTGATCGATGCCTACCGGTTTCGCCGCTTTATGTGGGTCACCAGCGATCCCTTGCTGGATGAGTTGGCGACGGTCTTGCTCGCCCGAGGATTGCCGGGAAATACGGGATTACCGAGGACGATGGGGACGATTTGCTCAAACTGA